Proteins co-encoded in one Haloarcula pelagica genomic window:
- a CDS encoding archaea-specific SMC-related protein, whose translation MGMSQQSTDVAHFQVENIGGIGETSVDIPPGVTVLTGKNATNRTSFLQSIMAAMGSDQATLKGDADTGSVELSIGGESYERRLKRTGGTVQFEGESYLDDPAVADVFAFLLETNEARRSVARGDDLREIIMRPVDIDEIKRDIRQLEEQKGEINDEIAKIESRKRDLPDLEQRRGDIRDSISEKRDQLAEKEDEIDSNSRDIEESRKEQEELEAKLDELRSTRSDLESVRRQIETQEESISSLQQERQELDSELAELPETPMGEHQHLDDEIGRLREQRQSLNTEISDLQSLIQYNEERLEEGDYGVVQSLDDEQEATADAVTDQLLADDEESVVCWTCGSTVEREQIEETVTRLQDLRREKVEALNELKSELDDLKSQQREAEQQQRRRDDVQGQIEDIETELERREEQIESLKERRESLTDEVESLETEVDNLESEDFDDILSLHKEANQLEFEIDSLESDLDSVTDEIEEIEAMLDRADDLRAERDELVDQLTDKRTKIDQIEAGAVEEFNEHMDAILDIMEYENLERIWIERVERTVREGRQKVDKTAFELHIVRTTENGAAYEDTIEHLSESEREVTGLIFALAGYLVHDLHEIVPFMLLDSLEAIDSNRIAELVEYFSDYAQYLVVALLPEDAQALDEEFHRITSI comes from the coding sequence ATGGGCATGTCTCAACAGTCCACTGATGTCGCACACTTTCAGGTCGAGAACATCGGTGGAATCGGCGAGACCAGCGTCGACATCCCGCCGGGTGTGACGGTTCTCACGGGCAAGAACGCGACGAACCGTACCTCGTTTCTCCAGTCGATCATGGCGGCGATGGGGAGCGACCAGGCGACACTGAAAGGCGACGCCGACACGGGCAGTGTCGAACTGTCGATCGGCGGCGAGTCGTACGAACGGCGGCTGAAACGGACCGGCGGCACCGTCCAGTTCGAGGGCGAGAGCTACCTCGACGATCCGGCGGTCGCGGACGTGTTCGCGTTCCTCCTGGAGACCAACGAGGCACGCCGGTCGGTCGCGCGCGGCGACGACCTGCGCGAGATCATCATGCGACCGGTGGATATCGACGAAATAAAGCGAGATATCCGGCAGCTCGAAGAACAAAAAGGCGAAATAAACGACGAAATAGCCAAGATAGAGTCGAGAAAGCGGGACCTTCCCGACCTCGAACAGCGACGGGGCGATATTAGAGACAGTATCTCCGAGAAGCGAGATCAGCTAGCCGAAAAAGAAGACGAAATCGACTCGAACAGTCGCGATATCGAGGAGAGTCGGAAAGAACAGGAAGAGCTTGAAGCGAAGCTCGACGAACTCCGGTCGACACGGTCGGATCTGGAGTCGGTTCGTCGCCAGATCGAGACCCAGGAGGAGAGCATCTCCTCGCTACAGCAGGAACGCCAGGAGCTCGACTCGGAGCTCGCGGAGCTGCCCGAGACGCCGATGGGCGAACACCAGCATCTCGACGACGAGATCGGCCGCCTGCGCGAGCAACGCCAGTCGCTCAACACCGAGATCTCCGACCTGCAGAGTCTCATCCAGTACAACGAGGAGCGCCTCGAAGAGGGGGACTACGGCGTCGTCCAGTCGCTCGACGACGAGCAGGAGGCGACGGCCGACGCCGTCACCGACCAACTGCTGGCCGACGACGAGGAGTCGGTCGTCTGCTGGACGTGTGGCTCGACGGTCGAACGGGAACAGATCGAGGAGACGGTCACCCGGTTGCAGGACCTGCGCCGGGAGAAAGTCGAGGCGCTCAACGAGCTCAAGTCCGAACTGGACGACCTCAAGAGCCAACAGCGCGAGGCCGAACAGCAACAGCGGCGCCGTGACGACGTTCAAGGACAGATCGAGGACATCGAGACCGAGCTAGAACGGCGCGAGGAACAGATCGAGTCGCTGAAAGAGCGCCGCGAGTCGCTCACCGACGAGGTCGAGTCCCTAGAGACCGAAGTCGACAACCTCGAATCCGAGGACTTCGACGACATCCTCTCCCTGCACAAGGAGGCCAACCAACTGGAGTTCGAGATCGACAGTCTGGAGTCGGACCTCGATTCGGTCACCGACGAGATCGAGGAGATCGAGGCGATGCTGGACCGGGCCGACGACCTCCGGGCCGAGCGTGACGAACTGGTCGACCAGCTCACCGACAAGCGGACGAAGATCGACCAGATCGAGGCCGGCGCCGTCGAGGAGTTCAACGAGCACATGGACGCGATCCTCGACATCATGGAGTACGAGAACCTCGAACGGATCTGGATCGAGCGGGTCGAACGGACCGTCCGTGAGGGGCGCCAGAAGGTCGACAAGACGGCCTTCGAGCTCCACATCGTCCGGACGACCGAGAACGGGGCGGCCTACGAGGACACCATCGAACACCTGAGCGAGAGCGAACGGGAGGTGACCGGACTCATCTTCGCGCTGGCGGGGTATCTCGTCCACGACCTCCACGAGATCGTGCCGTTCATGCTGCTCGACTCGCTGGAGGCGATCGACTCGAACCGGATCGCCGAACTGGTCGAGTACTTCTCGGACTACGCACAGTACCTCGTCGTGGCGCTGCTGCCCGAGGACGCACAGGCGCTGGACGAGGAGTTCCACCGCATCACGTCGATCTGA
- the rdfA gene encoding rod-determining factor RdfA: protein MADTPDDRPASKVARLIDEYGLEGLGADLEARWTGEGVERMSLRDLAEFFNKRLLEQALLDAGLSALESDVRTTYENLTGDDVSTGVRTDARTRLERNGIDVDDLERDFVTYQAIRSYLKEWRGAEYEGLSDQEKIEKDLESIQRLMTRTLSVTEERIEKLRDTDRIDIDEFEVFLDAQVLCQQCGTQYSVAEFLEQGGCPCQQA, encoded by the coding sequence ATGGCAGACACACCGGACGATCGGCCAGCGAGCAAGGTCGCACGCCTCATCGACGAGTACGGACTGGAGGGACTCGGGGCCGACCTGGAAGCACGCTGGACGGGCGAGGGCGTCGAGCGGATGAGCCTCCGTGACCTCGCGGAGTTTTTCAACAAGCGGCTGCTCGAACAGGCGTTGCTCGACGCCGGGTTGAGCGCCCTCGAAAGCGATGTCCGGACGACGTACGAGAACCTCACCGGCGACGATGTCAGTACCGGTGTCAGGACCGACGCCCGGACCCGCCTCGAACGGAACGGGATCGATGTCGACGACCTGGAACGGGACTTCGTCACCTATCAGGCGATCAGATCGTACCTCAAGGAGTGGCGCGGCGCGGAGTACGAGGGGCTGAGCGATCAGGAGAAAATCGAGAAAGACCTAGAGAGCATCCAGCGGCTGATGACCCGGACGCTCTCGGTCACGGAGGAGCGGATCGAGAAGCTCCGGGACACGGACCGGATCGACATCGACGAGTTCGAGGTGTTCCTCGACGCGCAAGTCCTGTGCCAGCAGTGCGGGACACAGTACTCGGTCGCCGAGTTCCTCGAACAGGGCGGCTGTCCCTGCCAACAGGCGTAA
- a CDS encoding HVO_0416 family zinc finger protein translates to MASAPSSDDMFDQFLSQRGHEVEVAEWEESYNKKQCPDCGGLHETAATECSVCGWTPVN, encoded by the coding sequence ATGGCGTCCGCACCGAGCAGTGACGATATGTTCGACCAGTTCCTCTCCCAGCGGGGCCACGAAGTCGAGGTGGCCGAGTGGGAGGAGAGCTACAACAAGAAGCAGTGTCCCGACTGCGGCGGTCTCCACGAAACTGCGGCGACAGAGTGCTCGGTGTGTGGGTGGACACCCGTAAACTGA
- a CDS encoding PadR family transcriptional regulator, with protein MTTDKTLGETPDEQLTPLGGTDRPGLDSGAIPELLLASVVDDVADGELTVDDGLVTQSLDEILLALIALADDETHGTGLMEELSRLFDADLSPGTVYPRLHDLEAEDRLRMHELVQTKQYSIDDTAAAESMIEEAMCHHLAIGLFLHASLDAV; from the coding sequence ATGACGACGGACAAGACCTTGGGCGAGACACCCGACGAGCAACTGACCCCTCTCGGCGGGACGGACCGTCCGGGACTCGACAGCGGCGCCATTCCGGAGCTGCTGTTGGCTTCGGTCGTCGACGATGTCGCCGACGGTGAACTCACCGTCGACGACGGCCTCGTGACCCAGAGCCTGGACGAGATCCTGCTCGCGCTGATCGCGCTGGCCGACGACGAGACACACGGCACCGGGCTCATGGAGGAACTCTCGCGGCTCTTCGATGCGGACCTGAGTCCGGGGACGGTGTACCCGCGTCTGCACGACCTCGAAGCCGAGGACCGACTCCGGATGCACGAACTCGTGCAGACCAAACAGTACTCGATCGACGACACGGCAGCCGCCGAGTCGATGATCGAGGAAGCGATGTGTCACCATCTCGCGATCGGACTGTTCCTCCACGCGTCACTGGACGCGGTCTAA
- a CDS encoding ArsR/SmtB family transcription factor, whose amino-acid sequence MIVPDDKSIEEILDTIGDQHARRVLAAISREPQSAKELAEECDLSLPTVYRRIEMLDEYDLIKDQTLVAEDGNHYKVYQSNFESTVISLEDQEYKVRIYREENLPDRFSQLWDELNPE is encoded by the coding sequence ATGATAGTGCCGGACGACAAGAGCATCGAAGAGATTCTCGACACGATCGGCGACCAGCACGCACGGCGCGTGCTGGCCGCTATCAGTCGGGAGCCCCAGTCGGCCAAGGAACTCGCCGAGGAGTGTGACCTCTCCCTCCCGACGGTGTACCGCCGCATCGAGATGCTTGACGAGTACGACCTGATCAAAGACCAGACGCTCGTCGCCGAGGACGGCAACCACTACAAGGTGTATCAATCCAACTTCGAGTCGACGGTCATCTCCCTGGAAGATCAGGAGTACAAGGTCCGGATCTATCGCGAGGAGAACCTCCCCGACCGGTTCAGCCAGCTCTGGGACGAACTCAACCCCGAGTGA
- a CDS encoding DUF7521 family protein, which yields MAEGVAIARGVLVLMRMVVFGLTLGITLISFQAYRKRPSERLQYAFVGFAFISMGVAISSVITQLGAGNVGALVRVFFQMAETVPFIIGFSMLYVSLYR from the coding sequence ATGGCCGAGGGTGTCGCAATCGCGCGCGGTGTGCTCGTTTTGATGCGGATGGTGGTGTTCGGACTGACGCTCGGGATCACGCTCATCAGCTTCCAGGCGTACCGCAAACGCCCCTCGGAACGACTGCAGTACGCCTTCGTCGGGTTCGCCTTCATCAGTATGGGTGTCGCCATCTCCAGTGTCATCACCCAACTGGGTGCGGGCAACGTCGGCGCCCTGGTGCGGGTGTTCTTCCAGATGGCCGAGACCGTCCCCTTCATCATCGGGTTCTCGATGCTGTACGTCTCGCTGTACCGGTGA
- a CDS encoding ATP-dependent helicase, which yields MTEPTTEVVRLFGGPGSGKTTALLDRVDELLEDDDVDFRDVLVVSYTRAAAAEVRERLAERLDVTPRALRGNVCTMHAKAYELLNLSRGDVVGEDDKEEFCDQFGIDYEDEYEGSRRRSARSTTLGNKIIATSQWLQRTRRDVADWYDVPFKWDDEEVRLPPEIDDNAQTGNKYTPTWPTDDDRVDVPEAIRGWRTYKGDNDVIGFADMLERVAQRSLLPSVDYLIIDEFQDITTLQYDVYQEWKPHMKRVLIAGDDDQVVYAWQGADPDLLLEEQVTEDEILPNSYRLPSQILNVVNREVRHIEKRQEKDLNPRKEGGRVEAVPNPSMFDLARNVKATVAESDETVMVLFRARYQMFQFIDEFIDEGIPFSCLTDQRMWTDRLTQYVRGVEAVENDEHLSVLEARRLADMLADSAFGTGERDDFFDELEAIEENHVKDDIAEIEISPDVVKDHVPFVPDAASAGDMLRKVTNFQERTVDAYFTGDYRGMDADRVRVGTIHSAKGREADHVFVATDLTEKVVEQMAATVDQKGIEVPGVDEFTKHTSPVPTLTDNERRVFYVGMSRARERLVLLENLVDGAPTLPIDVLLENEPSERSIEELLDEASEPLAAD from the coding sequence ATGACTGAACCGACCACCGAGGTCGTCCGCTTGTTCGGTGGGCCCGGCAGCGGGAAGACGACGGCCCTCCTCGACCGTGTCGACGAGCTGCTGGAAGACGACGATGTCGACTTCCGAGACGTACTCGTGGTGTCCTACACTCGCGCGGCCGCAGCGGAGGTCCGGGAGCGTCTGGCCGAACGACTGGACGTGACCCCGCGTGCGCTCCGTGGCAACGTCTGTACGATGCACGCGAAGGCCTACGAACTGCTGAACCTCTCACGTGGCGATGTCGTCGGCGAGGACGACAAGGAGGAGTTCTGTGACCAGTTCGGGATCGACTACGAGGACGAGTACGAGGGGTCCCGGCGCCGGTCGGCCCGCTCGACGACGCTTGGCAACAAGATCATCGCGACGAGCCAGTGGCTCCAGCGGACCCGGCGTGACGTGGCCGACTGGTACGACGTGCCGTTCAAGTGGGACGACGAGGAGGTCCGCCTGCCCCCGGAGATCGACGACAACGCACAGACGGGCAACAAGTACACCCCGACCTGGCCGACCGACGACGACCGCGTCGACGTGCCAGAGGCGATCCGGGGCTGGCGCACCTACAAGGGTGACAACGACGTGATCGGCTTCGCGGACATGCTCGAACGGGTCGCCCAGCGGTCGCTGCTGCCAAGCGTCGACTACCTCATCATCGACGAGTTTCAGGACATCACGACGCTGCAGTACGACGTGTACCAGGAGTGGAAACCCCACATGAAGCGGGTACTGATCGCCGGCGACGACGACCAGGTCGTCTACGCCTGGCAGGGCGCCGACCCGGACCTGCTGCTCGAAGAGCAGGTGACCGAAGACGAGATCCTGCCCAACTCCTACCGGCTCCCCTCCCAGATCCTCAACGTGGTCAACCGCGAGGTGCGCCACATCGAGAAACGCCAGGAGAAAGACCTCAACCCGCGCAAAGAGGGCGGCCGCGTTGAGGCGGTCCCCAACCCCTCGATGTTCGACCTGGCCCGCAACGTCAAGGCGACCGTCGCCGAGTCCGACGAGACGGTGATGGTCCTCTTCCGGGCGCGCTACCAGATGTTCCAGTTCATCGACGAGTTCATCGACGAGGGGATCCCCTTCTCCTGTCTGACCGACCAGCGGATGTGGACCGATCGGCTGACACAGTACGTCCGCGGCGTCGAGGCCGTCGAGAACGACGAACACCTCTCCGTGCTGGAGGCCCGGCGGCTGGCCGACATGCTCGCCGACTCCGCCTTCGGGACTGGCGAGCGCGACGACTTCTTCGACGAACTGGAGGCGATCGAGGAGAACCACGTCAAAGACGACATCGCCGAGATCGAGATCTCGCCCGACGTGGTCAAAGACCACGTCCCGTTCGTCCCCGACGCCGCCTCGGCCGGGGACATGCTGCGGAAGGTGACGAACTTCCAGGAGCGGACCGTCGACGCCTACTTCACCGGCGACTACCGCGGGATGGACGCAGACCGGGTCCGCGTGGGCACCATCCACTCCGCGAAGGGGCGCGAGGCCGACCACGTCTTCGTCGCGACCGACCTCACCGAGAAGGTCGTCGAGCAGATGGCCGCGACGGTCGACCAGAAGGGGATCGAGGTCCCCGGTGTCGACGAGTTCACCAAACACACCAGCCCCGTGCCGACCCTGACCGACAACGAGCGGCGTGTGTTCTACGTCGGGATGTCCCGCGCCCGGGAACGGCTGGTCCTGCTGGAGAACCTCGTCGACGGCGCGCCGACGCTGCCAATCGACGTGTTGCTGGAGAACGAACCCAGCGAGCGTTCCATCGAGGAACTGCTCGACGAGGCCAGCGAACCGCTCGCGGCCGACTGA